The Eriocheir sinensis breed Jianghai 21 chromosome 33, ASM2467909v1, whole genome shotgun sequence DNA window CACCAGTAACTCAGCCCagcaaaaataataaaccaacTTCACATCAAAAAAAATTGTAAAGGATTTATCATTAGGGagttctttatattattttagttatatttctatataaaaaaaagtactggGTAGATGCTGAAATCTCAAGAATCGACAACAAGgaaccagtgaaaaaaaaaaaaaatttagcatTTGGCCAGTCTCATTATTGTGGGAAAAAAAGTACAGTAATATAATGTCCATGGCCTATGCAGCTAGAACCACTTTCACCTTTGCTGGAGCATGATATGATTTCTATTTTATCCTAAAAAGGGGGGAAAAATCTTTGAACTATACGATTCTATGCAACAAACAACTCCACAGACTGGCGCTGACCTTCATCCTGCATTTTCTTGATCTTCTCCTGTATTTGCTCGGCCTCCTTCTGGTAGCTGATGAGCTCCTTGCAACACCTCTTCAGCACCCCAGTCTTGATGCGCAGCTGCTTCAGGAGAGTCTCAGACATGGTTACTTGGGGCACACAGTTGGCAGGGGGTCTGTGAGcacatggaaataaaaaaaacattgattttTAATCTAAATGATTATATAAGTTTTCCACAAATATTGACTCCAGAGTTTGCTGCTCACTAAAGTCAGGCTGACTGCAAGACTGTCTCTAAATACTTAACTCCTAATTTGACAGTTTTCAATAACTGAGCCATAAGCCCTCCTAAGAGAGCCTACAGAAGGAGCATATACctacatttttatttataaatgaaaAGCTTTAGGATCATCTTTTAGTTAGTGAGTTAGAGCTTtggtatttatttccttcattgcTGCTCCCCatttcttgttcatttctttcattatgtatttattttaggTTGAGTGTTTTGAGGCTTCATTTCTAATACATAGTATTTATAACCATAATATGCCCAATGCCTAATGTGGAAATACAGGGGGTCAAAGAGGGCAGAGCCCCCTGTTAGGTTACATATATTCACCTTGTGTTTTAGTTACTGTAAGGGGGATCAAGGTGGCAAGCATCCCACATTAGTAAGAATGAGAACATTCTTTTTGGAATTTAGCTGTGGCTCTAGGTTTTGGCTCCTGTGGGACACTATGGGCCTGGAGTAACATCCTGCAATTTTACCCTCACATGCACTGGTATCATTTCAGCATCTACACAATTAGATGCAACATTGAATATATTGTGGGAAACGCAGAAAGGACTATAGAATGATTTGGCAATAATTCACTGCCAACATCTGCTGAGACATCACAAATACCCAAGAGTTGAAGAATCCAGCAATATAGAGGGAACTTTGTAGGAACTTGTACTGGAAATCATTAACGGATGTATAAGTATGCCTCTTAGTTAAGTGACAGTCTATCAGTATATGTAGAAACTTTTGACAACATACACAAGAGCAGACAAAGCCAGAAATACAAGCCATCACCCCACTTAGTCCATGCCGCCAAAATTTCACCCTATCAGTAACCTACCATTCCTACGAGACACCCATTAGTAATTAACACGTGGACTGCCATGCCTTTAGCCTACATCACTAGCGACCTACCTCACCCACTCCTTTGTCTCTCAACTCAACCCCGATCCCCCGTGAGTCATCCTTCACCTACTCTTACCTGTATAAAAAGGTAAGCAAGGCACAGGTAGGTTACGCCCCTGCCCACTCCTGCTCAAGATTCCCCTGCTAATGACACACTTAGACACTTGCACACCTCAACACTCACGACACACAGGCGGGGAGGTGTAAAGATGTCACTGCCACCACGAAGGGAGGGATGCACGAGTGGTtaatagagaaaaagatggatTAATGGAGGGCCTCCGTACCTTAACTTAGCGGCGCCTCGTCCTTCCTCTGAATGCTGTGCCGTGTCatgatcaccgttgccagattatcgttctcagagcctcgtatttacctgtttctgagccgtagctattgccaaaacacaccaataattaaccattttaacgataattatatatgaagggagttattggggtcgaggaggcagttttgagggtcggaaatcggcaaacataggaggctgagtacgacaatttggcaaggCTGGTCATGATGGCTCGCCGGAGTTGTACGAATCAGCTCGCAgtcgtaaaatagctcgcagagagaggttcagcttgcttactttttctatatttcactcaccgctatcgTTCACTTGTCCTGTTTCAACTCTAATACATGGCACAAACATCAGAGCAATACTTTTAATCAAGAGGAGACTTTATAATAAACGAATAGGGGAGATTTTATAGAAAAAATTACcccacgttgatgttcactcagttcttgGTGGTTTGGTCTGGTGTGTCGTTGTCTTGCCGGCAATATCACCCATGAAAAAGATCAAAAGTGGacaaaactagaacaaaaccaggcaaattaatgtgttTTCCTGCTGCGTATTCCCCAAGTGCGCATGCAGAGCGACTTATTTtcgcgaggaggtatttctcgccacACCAGTGatcccctatcccttcctctccttcgcccctgtcccgtttctctttcctctctgtctgtctgtctcctgtcctctgtctctttcctccctgtctgcctctctgttctCTGTCCCTCGTCCATTCTCCCCTATACATATGCCATCTCCTGTCCCCTATCATTTCCCTATAATAATGGACCATCTTATTTAAGTGAAAACTTCCAAAGGATGAATAACCAACCAGTTAGAACTATAGGTATAAGGCTACTCTGTTTAGACTACTGTGGATCTTGCCTAAAATCGGGGACCCCGGCCACTGGAAATATAAGTTGGACACCTTGATTGGGTTATCATTGTAGGAGTTAGCATGTTCTCCCTGTAGTCCTATTTATTGTCTTATCAGTCACAAAATGTAACCACTTACTAactaaaatcaatcaatcaacttccttcaacttaatatcagctagagtagaagtgcaacgtttttgTCTTCTCTGTTTTAAGTCacttcacttaggtttaagacaCCACACAGTCTCTGGACCATGGGGGTCTGTGGGTTCTGATTTTTCTAATCTATGTAAATATACCTCCCCTGCTCCAGCCTCCCCGCCTTCCATGactccctatccccttcccttcctgctccttctccctatctctcccctccCATTTTGACTGCCCTATCCCCTCTGGCCCCTCTCCCTTCATGCctcccctgccccttcctcccttctccctatctctcctctcccattctgCTTGCCCTATCCCCTATGGCCCCTCTCCGGCCCTTGCTGCctcccctgccccttcctcccttcctacttcccctctcccttctcccctattTCTCCCCTCCCTACTACCCTTCCACCCTTATCCCCTGTCCCCCTCCTGCCCCTGCTGtttccataataaaaaaaaaaatggttattgttattttattatggTCTGTTGCCTCGATCTTGTCCACTCTTCCAAAGTGTGCAAATAcatgttaaataaataaaataaataatcaacATGTCTGGATCCTCACTTTTGTTATGTATTACGTGTATTTGACGTAAATTAATGATACAACAAGGGAATGGTCGTTATTAATGATACAACAAGGAAATGGTCGTTGCCTTTCACCTGCCTAGTATCTACCTCGTTTACTTCCCACTACCGTTGTTCCGTCTCAAAGCGAATTAAGGCGATATGTTAATTACCATAGCTGCCACGTAGAGGATTTTCTGCCCTTTACGTCCAATTTCCTCGAGTTAGAAGGGAAATGAATCGTCAAATTTTATAAGAAACGTGTCGGCAAGAGTCAGGAGCAAGGAGTATGAAACAATGAGTAGTCCTCTTTGTGCATACGTAGAAGTATATTCGGCATTTACAAGGGTGGcttctggtggtagtttgacccttttgtTTAAGACATTAGAACCCGACCGATTTCCTTTTAGGCCATTGGAAAgttatgtgagaggcggaagtctGATGAATACCAACCTTAGCCAACCTAGTAGTCTTCTCCTCTGAATAAATCAAAAAGGTCAAAGTAGGCCTATATATCGTGTTTCTACCAGTTATTTCCTATATCACCGAAAAACAAAAACTTATGAAACATGTGGAAAGAATAAGCGTGTTAACCACCTATTAACTATTAACGACCTCATGGTTGATTAAGACCAAAATAAGCTTATCGGAGTCACTACAATAATTAACCTTTTAAATACTAACTCGTGTATAGGTAGCTGCTCTCTCCTCGTGGCCAGCATTTGCACACTACCTCCTCTCTCCTGTATACCTGTTTACAAGCAAAACACCCTTGATGATAAAATAAAGGAGTTAAAGTATATGAAACTCGATAACGGGCAAAAATTCTTTATTGCACTTTAAGGCGCTTGTACGCAGTTTCcctatgttatgttcttatgacggGACACGCGGAGCACACCACGCGACTATGGCATGTGTCAGCGAGCACATGGCAGGACAAAAGAGCGTGTGTACCGCCTCATGTCTCTGCCGTGACTCAGGCATTCCATGAGGCGGTGAGTCACCTCCACATACCTGCCCGTTCTTAATGATATTGCACCATGCTTGTACCCTCACCTTTCTTATTTGTGTATAAAAAGATATCATTGTCAGCTCCTAATTAAGCACCTTTCACTATACTAGAACGCTTATCATAAAAGAAAAACTAAACTTTGAAAAAACTGAATTGGTACATACAACTAGTTATATTATCAACATCATGTTTAACAGTTTAAGTTTTGACAATCTCTAATTCTAGTATATCAGCTCCATTTTCCTGAATGTTTTTCCCTTGATATAATTATTAAGCAgtataagtagcgggcttttttaatatttttctttatgcccttgaactgtctcctttgctgtataaaaaaaaaaaaaaaaaaaaaaaaatggaaggatgcGTACAATTAGGCGAAATTGCCTTACTATACATAATATTATGCATGAGTGTGGAAGCCCTGGAAAAGAAACTCAGATTTACGAAGGATACGGATAATACAATCATCGGCCATCGTGAAAATCGCTCAGCAGAAGCTTTACACGTTAtataacaagtgttaatagcacaaaaaatggaaaatgctgaaaagtagagatggcaccactataaacccattatgaaggcctaccggcgacAGGCcagggcgtaaaaaaataaataaataaataaaaaaaaataataaaaaatagctgactgtttataatgccatgttgtacggttcatcagggctaacaaatgttattatacaatgtcgtgtctacaatgcatgggtaagccaggaaaacaacttgaagagaacaacaacaagatggacaatctgttgattggcgtctgcgacgccgataaaattACAGCTGCATATCCAAGGCACTGTGACATGCCTATTGCTACTTATTTCCTCTTGCAATGTTATATTGGCATATGCGAAGTAATTCTGAAGTTTTCATCTCTAAAtccatttttttagtttttaaggTCTAGGCCTAGGGGGTGAGGTAACTGGCCCTTCTAACATGGACAATCAGTAAAAAAATAATCACAGTAAAATCAGCATTAAGTTAGCTAGGTTACATGGCTTGAGATATAAACCCTTTGTTCTTTTCTGCCTACCTAAACTGAGTCATTTGGGTTACAAATCTTTGTGCTATGAGTTACTGCTCAAATTCCTGAGTGATTCTATATCGTATTGAGGGAAGAACAAATTCAAATACAGCACCTTTAAACCCTGCCACTTTACAAAGTTTCTGCACTGCCTGACATCTGATACAAAAAAACATGTAACCCTTTCGATTAAGTAACAAACAGATATGCTACTTGTAAATCTACTGCAACAAATTCCCAACAGTACAGAGCCATGGATAGGCATGGATCTCATTGTCACCTCAGAACATATAAAGAAAGCATCTAacaatccaacacacacacacacacacacacacacacacacacacacacacacactctctctctctctctctctctctctctctctctctcccacacccacacacacacacctaaatatGTTACTTACAATCTATCATAATTAACCAACAACGAAAGCACAACAAATATAGCAAATCAGGCTAATGTCTTCCTAAATAATGGTCAGCACAGAACAATGCTCAAACCTCTTCTTCCATTACATTCCAAATAAAATGTTATAAAACTGCACACATCACATTACTCTTTTTCAGGAAAGAAGCAAGCGAGGAAATTAATACCATCAAAACCACTTGctgtagttaaaaaaaaaaaaaaaaaaaaaaaaaaaaataattaaaaaaaaaaaagtcacatgcTTGTCTTGAATTGAAAGGAAGAGGTTTGCTCACAGGAATACAAAACTGCAGACTTACACCCTTGTCAATCACTGGAATGAGTGAATAGTTAGAGGGTCACTGTGAAATTTGTAGTGGAGATTGTACTCAAGGTAAGAGGCAGTGAATTCTGGAGGCTTGAATGTGTGTAAAATTATATGCAGCCCATCTCATCAGGTAGTCTACCGAGACCTTgcagtttttttctctcacaaGCTTAGATTCCTGAGCCTATAAAAGTGGCACTTCAATGAAAATGATCACAGTGCTTACACTAGCTATACCACCCAACCACTAGACATTTTGGGAATTATATAAACTCCATCCTCTCAACAATAACTAGTGTACAAAAAGATCAAACCATAAAGTAGTACTGCAGATTACAACCCACAAGGCCACAACACTGTCTCCACCCACCACATGACCAAAAAATTTTGCTAATAATTTTCTCAGTTTCAGCATTAGAAATGCTAAAAGTACTATGTCTTGTATTTATATATAAACCTGAATGACTGCATGGCTGGCCCATAGAGAccttataagaaaaaagaaaataaagtgataTGGTACCAATTCTACAATAACCAAGTCATGTGGCTGGAGACAGTAGTCAGCTTTACTGACAAAATGAATCATCAGTGTTGACTGACAATGACTTGGCAGTAATAATCACAACCCTGATATGAGTGCACCAAGATGAAATGGCACATACACACCAAAGCACAGCTGCCTTACCTCAATTGACTTCTTGTTGCTCAATTTTCATAATCCTCCAATTTTACTCTGAACTACCCCTCACAAGTTACTTTAATCACCAAAAACTTAACAATACTTATCAGTACAAATTTGACTTCTGGAATGCCACAAAACACAGCCAATTCTAGGACCCATAAAACCTTAACAAACATAAAAACactaaaaacattttttttttaatacaaaacataaagataaacaaaaccaACACAATTTAGAACCTCCTGTTTGCATCTTCTCCAGATGAGCCTCACCAACCTCACCTCAGAAAATTCCTCTCTTTGCCTGCTGGTTAGAATGGGCCTGCAAGTGCTGGCAAGTAAGTCTGGAGGTACTTGTGAACACGAGGCCAGATCTCATTGGACTCTGTGCCATGGAAGGACTGAAGAATCCCTAGCTCCAGGTAAAATGCCTTCAGTGGCCCTGTGTTGGCAGCATAGAGCTCTAGcctcttcttaactgactctagCTTGTCGTCCTCCCTCTGCACCAAGGGCTCACCCGTCACATCATCCTTACCCTTGGGagcaagagggggagagggataagAGTATGAAGTTTAatgcgagggagagaggaggcaaggGGAGTAGGAGTAGAAAGCTTTAtctgagggagaaaaggagaaatgtgagtaggagtaggaaggttagtgtgaggaggagaaaagaggagcaagagtATAAAGGTTagtgtgagagaagaggaaaagggagtaaaAGTATAACGGTaaatgtgaggaagaggaaagggagaaatacaGAGCAAGGCtggtgtgaggaaggaaaagggaatgagagtCAAACATagcacctccctttctctcttaaaagagggtggaaagaagggaggagatagcAGGGACAACActgagaatggaaaagggaataaTGAAATAACATAATGAAAACCAGATGGAAAACCCAgtcaaggaggaagatgaggagccaTGTACATTAGATTTAGGATGGCAATGAAAGTTACAACATACATCTTCAATTAGTATTAAGATATGTGTGGgtaggtgtgtgggtgtaggtatgCTTCAACCCCTTGATCAACATATAGGCAATATAGTAcataatgtgggtgtgtaagcatGCATTCATGCATGCacgcatgcatgcacacacacatggcaCGCACACAGGAATACACAcatgtggcacacacacacacacacacacacacacacatgcaaaattGCTGAGACACATTAAGAAGTAGTAAAgcctgaaattctgcaagaggacctaaagaagatttgggattggagtaagaaatgggagatggagtttaatgtgaagaaatgtcatgtaatggaaatgggaaagagtgaagggagaccaaaatggacatatagaatgggagatagagagatattaaaagttcaagaagagagagatctgggagtgacaatacaagataatcaacagtcagagagtcatgtaaataggatattcggagaaaagtaaaggatggtaagaaatataggaatagcattccactacatggataaagatatgatgaaaaagatgaataccactatgattagaccaaagatggaatatgcagaaactgtgtgatctccccataagaagaaacacgtgaaaaaactagaaagaacacaaaggatggcaacaaagatggttccagaactggagggattgtcatatcaaaaaaggttaaaagaaatgaacctgccaacattggaacagagaaaggggagacctaatactaatttataaattgtggaataaaatggaagaagtagataacaaggagttgctactaagagaagtaagaaacaccagcaacacacaaggacacagtaaaaaattgagaaaaggaagatgcttgagagacataaaaaaatatagcttcccgcaaagaaacatagacgtttggaacagactaagtgaagatgtAGTATCgacgaagagtgtgcacaactttaaggaaaaactggacaagtacagatatggagacgggaccacacgagcgtagctcaggccctgtaaaattacaactggGAAAATACAACTgagtaaatatacacacacacacacacacacacacacacaaagagctaCACAGTGTaggccttaaaaaaaaaaaaaaaaaaaaaaaaaaaaaaaaaaaaagaaagctgagaAGAGGATCACTGGGGCACTGTGTAGTATCACTTACCGACACCTGGGGTGGGTTAAACTCAGTGTGATAAATCCTTCCTGAGGGCAGGTGAGTCCAACGGCCTTTGATACGCTCTATTATGACTTCATCTGGGACTTCAAGGCTCAGTACCAGGTCAAGCTAGGGAGACAGGCAACACAAAACTGGGAGGCGGAACAGAGGACTGCACTAAAGTGAGGCGCACGTTCAGATACATTACATACAGTAAGCTGGGATGGAAGGCTGCAGCAAAACAATGGAAGACTGACATACAAGGTTCCAGACTGTCTAAATTGAGTAGGTTTTG harbors:
- the LOC127006639 gene encoding GTP:AMP phosphotransferase AK3, mitochondrial-like isoform X1, producing the protein MSKLFKMVILGAPGSGKGTISSRILRDFGLKHLSSGDVLRSQVLKKTDLGQAAEKYMKSGKLVPDEMMVKLITSELAGIKTSSWLLDGFPRTRAQAEALNQHEKLDLVLSLEVPDEVIIERIKGRWTHLPSGRIYHTEFNPPQVSGKDDVTGEPLVQREDDKLESVKKRLELYAANTGPLKAFYLELGILQSFHGTESNEIWPRVHKYLQTYLPALAGPF